The following nucleotide sequence is from Holophagales bacterium.
CGACCAGAGACCTTTCGTGCGATTCGCGGAGATGCCGACCTGCAAGCGTTTGAACGGGTTGACGTCCGCCAGGACGAGGATGCCGATGACGCCGATGAGGACGGCGACCGGCTTCTCCAGTCGCACGAGGAGCGGCCCGACCACGGCGCCGAAGAGCGACGAGAGGGCCCCCATGAGAACGAATGCGGACATCAGCCCGGTCACGATCGCGAGCGGGCGGAACCGGTGCTCTCCCGGCTGGCCCGCCATCACGATCGGCAGAACCGGAAGGACGCACGGGGAGACGATGCTGGCGAGGCCCGCTCCGATGGCGAAGACGGCGTTGGCCAGGCTGAACCCGGCGGGCGAATCCACTCCGGCGCCCCCGACTCAGCGGCCCGACTTCTCGCGGATGCCCGACAGGATGGTCTCGGCCGACTGGATACCGGGGGAGTAGCGGTGAACCTCCCTGCCGTCGGCACCGACGAGGATCAGGTTCGGGAGGGAGCGGACGCCGAACCTGTAGAAGGCCTCGCGGTCGGCGGGGACGTCCGTGCGGACGTAGCGAAGGGCCGCGAGCGGCTCCCACCGGGCCCGGCTCGCCACGAGGATCTCGTCCTGGGTGCGGCACGGGCTGCCGCCCGGATTCATGAAGAAGTAGAGGGTCGGCTTGGGTGCGCTCGGCGTCGACGGCTTCGTCCCGGAAGGCGGGGCCGGCGCAGCGCCAAGGGGGACCGACACGACGGCCGCGAGGAGAACGAGCAGGAAACGGCCGGGGGTGAAGGGTCTCCGTGTAGAGGTCATGTCGCCCCCCCCGGGGGGGGCCGGGGGAGAGGGGGGGGCCCCCGCCGCCCCCGTCAGGGCGTCAGACCGCGACGGTGTGGATCGCCGGCGCTTCCACCAGGTGCCTCTTCACGGCGCACTGGTCGGCGGCGCGGACGACGGCGGTCCGGTACTTCTCGGGAAAGCCGGGGGGAAGGGAGATCTGGATCCTGATGTCGGAAATGAGCTTCGTGTCGGGGTTGCGCTCCCAGGCCATCGAGACGGACATCCCCTCGGTGGGGATCTCCCTTTCCTGGCAGAACCGCAGCGCGTAGAACCCGGCGCAGGTGCCGATCGAGGCCAGGAAGAGCTCGAAGGGGGCGGGTGCCGTTCCGCCGCCTCCGTGGCGCACGGGCTGGTCGGTCCTGATCGTGGTCCCCTCGAAGTGAGCCTCGACGGCGACGCCTCCCGGGAAAGTGATCTCCATGTTGCTGGCCATCGGTTCCGTTCCCCTTCTCGATGTGGGTGCTGGCGGCAGGTCCGCCCCGGGAAGCATAGCACTAAATGGTTATATAGTTATGTCGACGGGGCCGTACATGGCGTCGATGGTGTCGCCGTAGTGCTGCTCGACCACGCGCCGCCGGACCTTGAGGGTGGGCGTGAGCTCCCCGGCGTCCTGCGTCAGCTCCCGCGGCAGCACCTTGAAGCGCTTGATCTGCTCGTAGCCGGCGAGCTCGCTCGAGCGCTCGAGAAGGACTTGCCTGTAGATGGCCTCGACCTCGGGACGGTTCGCCAGCTCCTCGCGCGAGGAGAAGGGGATCCCGTCCTTCCTCGCGCGCTCCTCGAGCGCCGGGAAGTTCGGCACGATGAGGGCGCTGAGGAAGCTCCGCCGGTCGCCGATGACGACGACCTGCTCGAGCAGGGGGTGCCCGGCGAGCATCCCTTCGACGCGCTGGGGCGCGACGTTCTTGCCCTGCGAGGTGATGATGAGGTCCTTGATGCGATCCGTGATGCGCAGGTAGCCGTCCGGCTCGAGCACGCCGACGTCGCCGGTCTTGAACCACCCGTCCTGGAACGCCGCGGCGGTCTCGGCGGGCTTGCCCCAGTAGCCCTTCATCACGTTGTCGCCACGCACCTGCACCTCGCCCGCGTCGCCGATCCGCACCTCGCAGCCCGGGATGGGGCGGCCGACGGTGCCGAAGCGGAAGGCGCCGGGTGCGTTGCAGGTGACCATGGGCGAGGTCTCGGTGAGGCCGT
It contains:
- a CDS encoding OsmC family protein; this encodes MASNMEITFPGGVAVEAHFEGTTIRTDQPVRHGGGGTAPAPFELFLASIGTCAGFYALRFCQEREIPTEGMSVSMAWERNPDTKLISDIRIQISLPPGFPEKYRTAVVRAADQCAVKRHLVEAPAIHTVAV
- a CDS encoding cytochrome c biogenesis protein CcdA, producing MDSPAGFSLANAVFAIGAGLASIVSPCVLPVLPIVMAGQPGEHRFRPLAIVTGLMSAFVLMGALSSLFGAVVGPLLVRLEKPVAVLIGVIGILVLADVNPFKRLQVGISANRTKGLWSGAVLGASLGLVWIPCVGPFLSAILGMVAARAQLGEGMALLGFYSLGFALPMLVAAYASQAFREKTSFLRTRPLLVRLVSGGLLIGLSAWILVKGLYGSPW